The following are encoded together in the Lactuca sativa cultivar Salinas chromosome 1, Lsat_Salinas_v11, whole genome shotgun sequence genome:
- the LOC111887866 gene encoding casein kinase 1-like protein HD16, which yields MPEVRNGVRRARAPVVEKNKREGRPNKRSEHLVGNHVKTRAAAAREAAAVGVEPKQQKKPRLPTKKKKEGLAKKPVVVISEAEEDKKRTEETGEETFKVAMADGSGGLSANKVTGQEEEGNTAPFPERVQVGGSPQYKVERKLGKGGFGQVFVGRRVSGGTDRISGPGATEVALKFEHRNSKGCSYGPPYEWQVYNTLGGSHGVPKVHYKGKQGDYYVMVMDMLGPSLWDVWNSSGQTMSSEMVACIAVESLSILEKMHSRGYVHGDVKPENFLLGQPSTSQEKKLFLVDLGLATKWRESTNGQHVDYDQRPDMFRGTVRYASVHAHLGRTASRRDDLESLAYTLVFLHRGRLPWQGYQGDNKSFLVCKKKMATSPEMLCVFCPAPLRQFLEIVVNMKFDEEPNYSKLISLFEGLLGPNPAIRPINTDGAQKIIIQVGQKRGRLNLDEEDDGQPKKKVRMGVPATQWISVYNARQPMKQRYHYNVADARLAQHVERGNADGLLISSVASCSNLWALIMDAGTGFSSQVYELSPFFLHKEWIMEQWEKNYYISSIAGANNGSSLVVMSKGTQYSQQSYKVSDSFPFKWINKKWREGFHVTSMATAGTRWGVVMSRNAGFSDQVVELDFLYPSEGIHRRWDNGYRITSTAATWDQAALILSVPRRKPGDETQETLRTSQFPSTHVKEKWAKNLYLACVCYGRTVS from the exons ATGCCGGAGGTGCGCAATGGAGTACGCCGTGCACGTGCTCCTGTAGTCGAGAAGAATAAGAGAGAAGGTAGGCCCAATAAGCGATCGGAGCATTTGGTGGGTAATCACGTTAAGACTCGAGCGGCTGCAGCTAGGGAAGCGGCGGCGGTTGGTGTTGAACCGAAGCAACAAAAGAAGCCGCGGCTGCCGACTAAGAAGAAAAAAGAGGGTTTAGCAAAAAAGCCGGTGGTTGTCATTTCTGAAGCAGAGGAGGATAAAAAACGAACAGAGGAAACAGGAGAAGAGACATTCAAAGTAGCAATGGCGGATGGAAGCGGTGGCTTGAGCGCTAACAAGGTTACAGGCCAGGAAGAAGAAGGGAATACCGCCCCTTTTCCTGAAAGG GTTCAAGTAGGTGGATCACCTCAATATAAGGTCGAAAGAAAATTAGGGAAAGGTGGATTTGGTCAGGTATTTGTTGGTCGTCGTGTATCTGGTGGAACTGACCGCATATCAGGTCCTGGTGCTACAGAG GTTGCTCTTAAGTTTGAGCATAGAAACAGCAAAGGCTGCAGTTATGGTCCTCCATACGAGTGGCAAGTTTACAA TACTCTGGGTGGGAGTCATGGAGTGCCTAAAGTTCATTATAAAGGAAAACAAGGAGATTACTATGTTATG GTCATGGACATGTTGGGGCCTAGTTTGTGGGATGTTTGGAATTCTTCTGGACAAAC GATGTCATCAGAAATGGTGGCTTGTATAGCTGTGGAATCtttatcaattttggaaaagatgCATTCAAGAGG ttatgttCATGGAGATGTAAAGCCAGAGAATTTTTTACTTGGTCAACCATCAACATCTCAAGAAAAGAAACTATTTCTTGTTGACTTAGGGCTAG CAACAAAGTGGAGAGAAAGTACAAATGGTCAACATGTTGACTACGATCAAAGGCCTGACATGTTTAG GGGAACAGTTAGATATGCTAGTGTGCATGCACATTTAGGAAGAACAGCAAGTAGAAGAGATGATTTAGAGTCTCTTGCATATACACTTGTATTTCTACACCGTGGTAGACTTCCATGGCAAGGGTATCAG GGTGACAATAAATCATTTCTAGTTTGCAAGAAGAAAATGGCGACATCTCCAGAAATGTTATGTGTGTTTTGCCCTGCTCCTTTAAGGCAATTTCTTGAGATAGTTGTGAACATGAAGTTTGATGAAGAGCCTAATTATTCAAAGTTAATATCTTTATTTGAGGGACTTTTAGGTCCAAATCCTGCAATTAGGCCAATAAACACAGATGGAGCTCAAAAG aTTATAATCCAAGTTGGGCAAAAAAGAGGCAGATTGAAtcttgatgaagaagatgatgggCAGCCTAAAAAGAAGGTCAGAATGGGTGTTCCtgcaactcaatggatttcagTTTATAATGCCAGACAACCAATGAAACAAAG GTATCATTACAATGTTGCTGATGCAAGATTAGCACAACATGTTGAGAGAGGAAATGCAGATGGATTACTTATAAGCTCTGTGGCTTCTTGTTCTAACTTGTGGGCCCTTATAATGGATGCTGGAACAGGGTTTTCAAGTCAAGTTTATGAGTTGTCTCCTTTTTTCTTACACAag GAATGGATTATGGAACAATGGGAGAAGAACTATTATATTAGCTCAATTGCAGGTGCTAATAATGGAAGCTCTCTTGTAGTCATGTCAAAAG GGACACAATACTCTCAACAATCCTACAAAGTAAGCGACTCCTTCCCTTTCAAATGGATAAACAAGAAATGGAGAGAAGGCTTCCATGTCACCTCCATGGCCACCGCCGGGACCCGCTGGGGTGTTGTCATGTCCCGCAATGCTGGATTTAGTGATCAG GTGGTGGAGTTGGACTTTCTTTATCCAAGCGAAGGCATCCACAGGCGGTGGGACAACGGCTACCGCATCACTTCAACCGCCGCCACGTGGGACCAGGCGGCGTTGATCTTGAGCGTCCCCCGCCGTAAGCCCGGGGACGAAACTCAGGAAACTTTAAGGACTTCTCAGTTTCCAAGCACACATGTCAAG GAGAAGTGGGCGAAGAATTTGTATCTTGCTTGTGTATGTTATGGAAGAACTGTGTCTTGA